The genomic interval AAACCAGGAGAAATAGTCAACAAATCACAACCAGCAAGTTCAGTAATTTCGCCAATGTTACGGAAACTAGCACCCATAACTTCAGTTTTATAACCAAACTTCTTGTAGTAGTTATAAATTGTAGTTACAGACAATACACCTGGGTCTTCCGCAGCAGGATAGCTATCCTTTCCGGTGTCTTTCTTATACCAGTCCAGAATACGACCGACGAAAGGAGAAATCAAAGTGATACCAGCTTCAGCACAAGCGATCGCCTGGTGAACACCAAACAACAAAGTTAAGTTACAGTGAATACCCTCTTTTTCCAGAATTTCCGCAGCCTTGATACCTTCCCAAGTAGCGGCAATTTTAATTAAAACCCTTTCCTTAGCAATACCAGCCGCCTTATACTGAGCAATCAAATCCCGTGCTTTAGCTACAGTAGCATCAGTATCATAGGATAAACGAGCATCTACCTCAGTAGAAACACGACCAGGGATAATTTGCAAAATCTTTAAACCAAAAGATACCGCCAAACGGTCAAAAGCTAAAGTTACTACCTGTGCTTGGGTAGCCTTAGAACCTGCATCTTTTTTCGCTGTTAATAAAGTTTGATCAACAATATCCTGATATTCCGGCATTTGTGCC from Anabaena sphaerica FACHB-251 carries:
- a CDS encoding transaldolase, which encodes MPKNLLEQLREMTVVVADTGDIQAIEKFKPQDATTNPSLITAAAQMPEYQDIVDQTLLTAKKDAGSKATQAQVVTLAFDRLAVSFGLKILQIIPGRVSTEVDARLSYDTDATVAKARDLIAQYKAAGIAKERVLIKIAATWEGIKAAEILEKEGIHCNLTLLFGVHQAIACAEAGITLISPFVGRILDWYKKDTGKDSYPAAEDPGVLSVTTIYNYYKKFGYKTEVMGASFRNIGEITELAGCDLLTISPGLLTELQNTVGELPRKLDPAKVAGLSIEKISVDKATFDKMHAADRMASDKLAEGIDGFTKALISLEQLLAERLARLESEMVAAG